The Malus domestica chromosome 10, GDT2T_hap1 nucleotide sequence GCTACTGGATTTTTTGGTAATTGAACTTGATTTATGATAAAGAAGGGAAGGGATAAAAAGGAATTGCAGCCCTAATAACTGTATTTGCTTTTCGACAACACATGAGTATACAATCTGTATCTTGAGGCCTTGACAATAAATTTGTTGAAGGCTTTTGGAAACAAATACGTTATGGATTTATGCGTATAGTTATAATTTTGATGCCTGAGTTTTCTGTTGGATTTACTTGGTTACGTGCAGTCACAGCTACTGTGCCTGGGTATAAATCAAAGACGACATGTATCTGGTTGGAAGAAGAAGGCACGACAAATGGGGATTTTGTTCTTGATCCTGAAGTCAATCCCAGAGAAATTCAACTTCAAAGTGCCTGTGATTGCGGCTGGGGAAGTATGAGCATCATTTGGGGAACCCCTTTCGAAGTGTACGTGCTTTTGATTGTTATTGTAGGTTCCTTTTGTTTTTATACAGGAGGAGAACATTCAGCCGATTAAAACAAAGGCAGTTAGTAGGACCGAAAAGACCAGTTGTGGCGTAAGGATCGACTTTCCCATTTATACagatttttttctctctctgagAGTCAAAATTAAGCCTTCTTCCTTAGGAAGAAAGTTTTGGGGATGATAACGAACAATGCAAcagcaaaaaaggaaaaaaaagtgtATATTGCAAAACAAAATGCGGCAATTTTACAGATTTAAACGGCAGCTCTGAAATACCTTTCGTTATGCACAGCACATAAACAACATCAAGGTCCAGTTGAAGACTATTGTTTGGACGTattttccattttctattgtagtgcatgtatgtatattttgaaattttgtgGACTTTGCATCTTTCCTTTCAATTTGTATTTTATTGTCCAGTTGAAGCTCTTTGCTTGAGCAAATTTCCGGCCCATTAGCACTGCCAGTGCTTCCGCCGCATTGGGGGAAGATAGGTGAGAGTGCAGGGAAACACCACCCAGGAAAGTGCCATTGTGGTCACTGGTCACCCGCTATAACTCTGGCTGGATCTTCAAAGGCAACTCGAGTCCATTGAGAAATCAAAGATACATCTTAACCTCTGGCAATGCTTATACCTCTCAACTTTTGCCACATTTCTGTACACTTCATTCCAACAGGTCAGAAACCTTAAACCCTTTTACGCAATTGATTAGATATTTGCCATTTTCAATTGAAACCAGGTTTCAATTCTTCGAACTTATCATCGTGTTTGGCACCCTAGTGTTACAATTTTCTGGGATTGGGATGCCAAACCCCACCCAAGTcaggccccgtttgggattgaggtgattttaaaaaaagccactgtgaaaaaacgctgagggtcatttttgtgtttggtaaactgaaaaaaaagggcttattttggaagctgctgtgagaataagctgaaaatcaaaggaaaagctgaagctgctatttgctgctttgaaaaaaagccagttttttcaaagcacacggagttacagtgctcctttaatgaaaagacacactatcatcctgattttttttccaaaagcactttcacaaaaaagtttaccaaacactctactggttttatttcacagccgcttattcttacagcacagccgcttattctcacagcagttttttttcaaagcacagcaataccaaaccagccctcaGTCTCCCTGTATGAAGCCACCGTCAAGCGTTCAATACCGTGGCTTCGTCTTTCGGGCTTGTTCAGCATATGCTTGTGTATGTAGACCGGATGCATTGAATTATGCTCCACAAGTTGTTAGGGAAAGGAAAGAGAGCTACAGGGTTGTGATTAAGGCTGGTGAGTCCAACGGGTTTGTGGGAGGAGATTTTATACTAATGAAAAGCTTGTGAATGATTTTAGGCAGATTCATGATGGGGAACATGTGAAAAGGTTGAATCACATTGAGACTGCTAGAGGGAGTTCGACGGTGAAATTGGTGGGTAAGTATTCTATGAAGATGGACAAGTGAAAGAATGCTTCAAGGGATGTCTTGACACCCAAGGTTTGGCGTGGTTTAGCAGACAAGGTGAAGCGGCAGGGGTTTTGGGTACGGAATGCGTTGGATACAACACAGGGGACGGATGTTGCATTCAGACATCACAGGAGAGTTGAGTGTGTGATGCTTATGTCGGATAATTAAGGTGTTGTAGATGTTGTGATGGAGGCGAAGTTGAGATGTATGTCTGAAGATGGTGGTTGTGGAGGATTCTAGCTTTTCTTGGAATGAAATATTGAGTAGAAAGGCTAAGAAGGAGGCTGTTTTCTGGTTGTGGGGAAATGGAAAGACCATCACGTATTGAAGATATTGGACTGGACATACAAGCCAGAGGAGGAACAAAGTTTGCATAACTGGAATGGTGAGGTTGATGCTGAGAGTGGGGATGAGGAAATGAAGGTTTttgttggtgtgtgtgtgtgtgtgtgcacgtGTGAATGAATTTGTGAAGGATGATACTGGCAGATGGTTGGTGGGAGCTTGACTCGGATGCTGAGGCCATTTCACCACAATCATGTCGATGACACATGAATCTTTCCGAATCCTGGTTGACGATCATGTATAGGCTGCAAATTTTTATCCTCTTCCCTCTCGCACTTCACCCATGCATAGGCTGCAAATTCATTTGATCGtcaaaacataattttcactttttctttCACCACATTGATAAATCATTACACGCAGACACTTGCGCACTTCTGTAGGGTGTTTACAACAGAATATGTCATCATGAACGTTAAAATCTCATGAACTTTGAAAGGTGCAACGTCCTATGTTTATACAGGAATTCTTAAATTAAGTAACCTACACACACGTACTCTAGCATGTTTCGAAAAGCACAGGATGAGTTATGGTACGTTACCTGGTGAAGGGTCTCTAATATTCTTGAAAAAGTTGCAGTATTTGGGTTCAAACTTTTGAAGAGTAAAGTGGTTTGACAGAGACAGGATGTTTGTCAAATTTTCCCAGCGTTTCTTCGAAGTGTGGTATCCGAACTCAAAGATTTTCCCTGCCTCCGGTTTCAAGGACGACGTTTAGAAGCTTCAAAGCTCTAAGCTGAGCATCTCGAGAAATACCTAAGCTACTCTTGAGTATATGCTGGGTCATCCTTTGGTACACAGACTCATCCTTTACCAATCCCCACCTGCACAAGGCAAAACATTAATATGATTACCTAAAGGGGCTTTacttagggtttagggtgataAAATTCAAGCAGAATATCTCACTATAAAATTCAATAGATGTGGAagaatatgtttttgttttttttttataaacgtTAGAATATGGAAGAAAATGTTGGTTAGTAAATACAGGAGAAAATTTCAAGGAAAGattattttttcaattcctTGCTGAATAGTAAATACAGGAGAAaatttacataattacattcgGCATCTGGTAAATCCACTCTGAAATAGACAACTACTTCCAAAATCAATTTTGTCACTAATAATATAGTTAGTGACATTTCTCTTCAATTTAGTTCAAACCCTATTTAATTTAGTTTGGTTCGGGCGGTTTGAATGGTTCATCCGGTTAGGTTTGTAGGCTTATTTAGGCCCAAATGAAAGTTGTTTAACAAATGGGCCGAGATCCATTTGCAACCCATACCTCGAAGTCCCGTTTCTTTGTTCCCATTGGAATTTGCAGTCCATTTTCCGTCGATCCAGCATCTCCGATCTTCGTCGTTACGTTTTCGTTATCTTTAACTCCTTCCGAGTTCCAACAATGGCTTCCTGAATCCGGCTCCATCGTCTCCATAGTCAACCTCATCTTACTAATCTATGTGGATAATAAATCGCTCACAGGAAACAGTACTTATCAAATGGCTCAGTTGATACAGAGATTGGGCACCTTATTTTCCATGAAGGACTTGGGTCGTCTCAACTACTGCCTAGGTGTTGAAGTAACCTGCTCGGGTGATCAAATGCATCTCACAGAGTCCAGGTATGCCCTGGACTTGCTGGAATGTACTAAATTTATCAATGCCAAGCCAATCTCGACTCCAGTTTCTTCTGGACATAAACTGAGTGCTTTTGGGGGTGAATCATATAGTAACCCTGAATTATACCGAAGTGTTGTAGGCGCCCTACACTATATGACAATTACGAGACCTGATCCTTCTTATGTTGTGAACCAAGTGTGTCAGttcatgcattcatccaacAACACTCATTGGAGGGCAGTTAAAGAGGATCCTACGTTATTTGAAGGCTACCTATGATCAGGGTCTTGTTTATAGACCTCGAGGTGTACAATTGACTGGAGGCTTCTGTATATACTTGGGTAAAAACTTAATATCGTGGAGTTCGAAGAAACAGAAAACAGTTTCCAGGTCTTGCACTGAAGCTGAATATAGGCAGCTTGCATACACTGCCGCTGAGTTGCCTTGGTTATGTTCGTGTTTTAGGGACATACATTAGAATCTTGTAAGATAACAGATTTGGTGTGATCATTTGTCTTCCATTGCCTCAGCATCCAATCCAGTTTTCCACTCAGGAAAAATACTATCAATGCTTAGTTTTTGCATCACCAAAGCCAAGTTTTAATCAAACCAAAGTTGTTGAGCAAAAAGTGTTGTTTCCTTAGCAACGTTTCTGTTTCTGGACTACAAGTTTGCATTAGTTACAAAATCAGACAGAAACAAATCAATTTCTGCCAGAGTACAGAAGTTTGAATTCAACCCGGCGTCTTCAGAAAATGAACCTTAAGATCAGGACTGACAGAGCAGCCCCCATGGCGTAGTGAGTTTCCAAGGTACCCACTTGCTGCATTGGGCAAGATGATCAGATTGTTAATCAATCTTCTTAACGCCCAAGTAATCTGCAAAAGTGTTTATACATCAACATTCTTATCCACTCTGCCTTTCAGTAAATATAGCCACCTTAATATATAGCTCGAGAGATTGATTACATTGACTAAGATGtcgaaacaaaaaataattttgatGACAATTAAGCTAATGTGATAAATCGATGGTTACTTGCATTTTTTGTGACATGGTGACTAGTTACAACGCCTTTTGCAAATTTTTTCTGTGTCGTTGAAGCTAACACTTCCAGGTCCACTTGGAGTTGCCTTGTCACGATATTTGCGTGTTCGTTTCAGTAGTTTTTGGTTGAGTTCTTTCAAATCTTGCTCGTACACCAAACGAGCCCCACACTTCTTCACCATATTCAAGTCTGCCTTTAGTTGTCCCTCGatatcaaaaaaaaaagtttcgaATAAACACTGTTCCTGAAGACAATCTTCACGACGTTGATTTCTATAACGACGCAGATAAAATACCCAAAGGTGTTCTGACACAGCAGACCCTATGCGGTTGATCAAAACTCTATGGCTAAAATGTGCATCTGAATACCAAATTTCGAATCTATCATAATGACGAAGGGCAGCTGGATTTGCCAAGTTTTGCTTAGGGTCTTGAAAAACAACACATAAGGCAATCCCAAGCCAGTTGGTACATGATGGTGGAGGAAGCTCCACATTTATTGAATGTCCCACACTTTGATTACTGAACCACTCTGGAATTTCACTTCCAGGGATTACAACTTTCAATCCCTGTAGCAGAAGAAAGATCAattatttagagagagagagtacctgaATGACAAATATTAGAATCCTattaatagagagagagagagagagagagagagagagagagagtacctcaATGACAAATATTAGAATCCTATTAATCAAGTCGTCATCTTGAACCAATGCAATGCAATTCCGGCAAGTGACATAATCACCATAAAAACTGGATGGACCTGACAACCTTTGTAAGGAAGTGCAATTGTCCAGATTTACTCTTAGTCCTCTGTTTGATGGAAGAGGAGGCAATTTTTGAAGGCTTATACACCCCTCTAGATCAAGACTGAAAAGTTTAGAAAGGCGTCTAAAGCTTTCAGGTAGACTGACGAAATTATTTCTACTAAGATACAATACTCCCAGTAAGGACAAGCAGCCAATATCATCGGGGATATCCCCCTCCTGGAGATTACAATTCTCTAGAGATAACTCTGTCAAAGAGCATAAACGATTTAGAGAAGACAACACCAAACGCCAACAAGGAGAAGGATCAGGGCGACTCTTTTCAAGTCCAAATAAGCAGCGAAGGCCCCACCCATCCCTTGCTTTACCATCTGATCCACAAGCGGCTATGTTAGAATTTGTCTTAAATACTAGACGTTTGAGATTTTTCATGCTCACAAGCGGCTCTGTCATAGTGGGTCCCCAGCAAAGCGCCTCTAAGTGATCCATGTCTCCTGGGAGTTGGTCAATCTTTGAGCATCCACTCGCACTGAGATATCCAAGAGACTTCAAATTACAAATCGCCCTTGGAAGGTTCAAGAGATTTTTGCAATTCCTTGAGGCCAACCAGATGTCCAATTGATGAAGGTATTTTCTCGATCGCAGTCCCATCTAAGTGAATCCGCCATACATTCTTCATCTGCTCCCCAAATTCTGGAATCTTTTTCACATTTGAGCAGCCATCAAGATCGAAAGTCTCAAGAGAATCCATTTCAACCTCACTTGGGAGGCTATTAATGCTTTCACAGCCATTAAGAAGCAAATGTTTAAGTCTTTTGAGGATTGCAATAGACGGGTGTATCTCAACTAAATTTTTACAATCCCAAAGGATCAACCTCTCAAGATTTGGAATACCACTGAAATCTGAGATACTCTTCAATTTATAGGAGTTGCTAATATCAATATGTTTTAAGTTGGGTAAGTCCTGCACAACATCACCGACAAGGTTCAGATCATATACTTAGCTTCCACAACCTTaaagtttattcaaaataataaataaatatatgattattttgtaaattaaataacatTTATTCTCAATGAATATGGAAGAAATTTGGAACCTTCGGAAttgtacaataaaaaaatatcaagcgttccttaattttaaaactccagaaaaattaaataacacgtctattattttttaaaataatatgtgttaaaatatcatttgacaaaatcAAAAAGTGAGTATTAACTAGTGAGTAACCAATATTATCTTTTGTTCATAACTACTCTTACCATTTTCCCTCCCATAGACGAACAAGATTGCTATTACGCATCTCAAGTTTAGCAAGCAAGTGCGGGCGAAAGCTGGTTGGAAGAAAATTAGAAGGATACCAACTCCAATTTATAATTCTCAAGGAACATGGAAGAAATTTGGGGCCTGaagaaaatatcaaattatCGAATTCCAAAAACCTCAGTCCATCCATCTTTGAGAAGGCTTCGCAATTCCACTGGCGTACCTCTTCTACTTTGAGCAGGCGTAAGGATATGGCTTCAATTGCTCCTGTTCCCTAACAGTTAAAGGAAAAAATGACGAATTAATTTCATATAATAATATAGTGTCAAAAGAAATCATATCTTCTTCCAAACTTAGTATTTAACTTTTTACCGTATTCGTCGTGAATATATGATCAATGTCATTGTAAAGCCACAACCTACTACGTTGACCAGGCTCTTTAGACTCTTGAACAATAACTGTCCATGCCATTTCTTGAATCAAATCATGCATCCGTATGCAGTTTTCATGATCTTGATAGATGAGAGATCTCTCAATTAGTACATCTATCATACTACTACTAGAGATTCCAAGAGAATTATCTAGCATTTTAATTACTTCATTCGTGTACTTCCCTTTGTGGAAACATGCAACGTCGAGAAAAATTCTCTTCTCCCACTCTTCTAGTCCATCATAACTTATTTTAAGTTTATCAAAAATTGCTGGATTAGGAGTTTTTGACAGATTATCCCACACACTATTCCAAGTGTCTAGCCTTCTCTTAAACAATGCTGACCCCAAAGTTTCAAGAGCTAATGGAAGGCCTCCAGCATAATTAATGAAATACGTTGACAGTTCCCAAAACCCATCCTCGGGCAGATTTTTCTTAAAGGCATGAAGGCTAAACAGTGCAAGAGCTGCGCCTTTATCTAACACTTTGACATTATGACATAATGTTATGTCATGCTGGACTAGCAGACGTTCATTTCTAGTTGTAATGATAATTCTACTTCCCATGCCAAACCAATCTTCGTTTCCAGCTAGTACTTGTAGCTGGTTTATGTGATCCACATCATCAAGTACAAGAAGAACTTTTTTGTTGCGCAAGCACTTCTTAGTGAAAATGATTTCGCGCTCTTCATCCCAAATTTCTTCAATCTTTTCCCTCAACACCGGGAAAAGAAGTCTTTTTTGAAGATCAACATTAGAAACCTCTCTAAGGTTGCCGAGAAAGCAGTGAACTTCAAAATGATGAAAGATTCTATCATAAACAAGCTTAGCAAGGGTTGTCTTACCTATGCCACCCATCCCCGTTATCCCTATAAAGCGTACATCATTGACATCATGAGCTAATAGAGAACTTAGTTGCCCAAGCCCAAAATTAACCCCAACTAATTTTTGTGAGGAATCTAACAACGGGAGTGTAGCTTGCACTTTCCTCCACACACTTTTAACGATTTTTTGTATAAGCTCACTTTCACACCTACATGGTATAAAATAACCATTGAAAAAACATAAACGAAGCATTCAATTTTGACTCTACTAAGACATGGGAAATTAAAGTTGTTCATGCTTACTTAGATTCCTTCGAAGTCCAACCACAAATTTTGGACACTCGCTTTAGATCAGCTTTCCATTGGAGCACCTTCTTTTTGCCTTCGATACTGATCAACTTTTCTTCATGCTCCGCGAAGGCTTCGGCAAAACATCCCCGTTGATTTCCGACGTCAGATGGATCTGTCTGATAAAAGACCGGCAGAACTGAGTTCCTGGCTTCCATGCATTGAAGAATGGTTGTGAGTTCATCCAAGCACCATTTGGAAGAAGCATAGTTTGGTGAGAGAACAACAATTGCAATATGCGATTCTTTGATCGCACTTGGTAGCTCAACATGAATACTTGCTCCTCCTTGAAGCTCTCGATCGTCCATGAAAGTCGTAATTCCTTGGCACTTGGACAATTCATGGTGTAAATGGGATACAAAACCCTTGCGGGTGTCTACACCCCTGAAACTCAAAAACACATCATACTTCCATCGAGGAGCTGATTcattgaaaagaaaagatgCCGAGGCTCTATTGGTGCTCAAAGTCAATGCCATCGAAGAAAACAGTTGTTGTAATCGGGTATTGCAGACAGTAACTGAGTGAACAAGTAAAAAGATAGAAGATCAATGTTTTAGATTTATAAAAAGAATTTGAAACTTTAAATCTTCTTTTGGTAGTGGATGTACTTGCAGTCGCAGGGTGGAGAGATACTAGGGGATCTAAGGGTGAATTATTAGCTGGAGGATTGAAGGAGGACGGCGTGGGGTTGGCAGAAGGGACGGGTGGAGTGGGAAGTGTTTTGGCAGGAAGATGTGATGGAGGTGAAATAGGGGTGGCAGAAATGGGTATAGGTGATGGAAGTGGTGTAGGCGTAGGACATGGGGTAGCATTAGGGATGGAAGAGATAGGTGTAGGTGATGTCGGGGAAATGGGTTGAAAAGTGGGCATGGTGGGGGTCAATAATAATTATGATGTTAGgtgaggagggagaagaagaaaacggAGTAGAGGTGGTTtctttataggaaaaaatagttTCACAACATGACGTGACAAGAAGACGCGACATGGGTTGAAAAGTGGGCATGGGGGGGGTCAATATTAATTATGATGTTAGGtaaggagggagaagaagaaaacggAGTAGAGGTGGTTTCTTTATAGGGAAAAGTAGTTTCATCAAAGACAACATGACGTGACAAGAAGACGGGACCGGTAGACATATCTAGACACTTATAAGAGCAAGTCCATCCTTGTGgattgctcgggggacaggcaccaggaaagggcccgaggccAGGTGGACAACCCTCCAGCCTTAGAGAGCCCGAGCACAAGGGGGGTGGGGAATTGACAGGCCTGCAGCCCGAGGGctaagcattttttttattttttttgtgtcagcccGAGGGCCTGCAGCCCCATTtccatgttttt carries:
- the LOC103429469 gene encoding disease resistance protein Roq1 isoform X1 encodes the protein MALTLSTNRASASFLFNESAPRWKYDVFLSFRGVDTRKGFVSHLHHELSKCQGITTFMDDRELQGGASIHVELPSAIKESHIAIVVLSPNYASSKWCLDELTTILQCMEARNSVLPVFYQTDPSDVGNQRGCFAEAFAEHEEKLISIEGKKKVLQWKADLKRVSKICGWTSKESKCESELIQKIVKSVWRKVQATLPLLDSSQKLVGVNFGLGQLSSLLAHDVNDVRFIGITGMGGIGKTTLAKLVYDRIFHHFEVHCFLGNLREVSNVDLQKRLLFPVLREKIEEIWDEEREIIFTKKCLRNKKVLLVLDDVDHINQLQVLAGNEDWFGMGSRIIITTRNERLLVQHDITLCHNVKVLDKGAALALFSLHAFKKNLPEDGFWELSTYFINYAGGLPLALETLGSALFKRRLDTWNSVWDNLSKTPNPAIFDKLKISYDGLEEWEKRIFLDVACFHKGKYTNEVIKMLDNSLGISSSSMIDVLIERSLIYQDHENCIRMHDLIQEMAWTVIVQESKEPGQRSRLWLYNDIDHIFTTNTGTGAIEAISLRLLKVEEVRQWNCEAFSKMDGLRFLEFDNLIFSSGPKFLPCSLRIINWSWYPSNFLPTSFRPHLLAKLEMRNSNLVRLWEGKWTYPT
- the LOC103429469 gene encoding disease resistance protein Roq1 isoform X2, whose amino-acid sequence is MALTLSTNRASASFLFNESAPRWKYDVFLSFRGVDTRKGFVSHLHHELSKCQGITTFMDDRELQGGASIHVELPSAIKESHIAIVVLSPNYASSKWCLDELTTILQCMEARNSVLPVFYQTDPSDVGNQRGCFAEAFAEHEEKLISIEGKKKVLQWKADLKRVSKICGWTSKESKCESELIQKIVKSVWRKVQATLPLLDSSQKLVGVNFGLGQLSSLLAHDVNDVRFIGITGMGGIGKTTLAKLVYDRIFHHFEVHCFLGNLREVSNVDLQKRLLFPVLREKIEEIWDEEREIIFTKKCLRNKKVLLVLDDVDHINQLQVLAGNEDWFGMGSRIIITTRNERLLVQHDITLCHNVKVLDKGAALALFSLHAFKKNLPEDGFWELSTYFINYAGGLPLALETLGSALFKRRLDTWNSVWDNLSKTPNPAIFDKLKISYDGLEEWEKRIFLDVACFHKGKYTNEVIKMLDNSLGISSSSMIDVLIERSLIYQDHENCIRMHDLIQEMAWTVIVQESKEPGQRSRLWLYNDIDHIFTTNTEQLKPYPYACSK
- the LOC139187492 gene encoding disease resistance-like protein DSC1; amino-acid sequence: MGLRSRKYLHQLDIWLASRNCKNLLNLPRAICNLKSLGYLSASGCSKIDQLPGDMDHLEALCWGPTMTEPLVSMKNLKRLVFKTNSNIAACGSDGKARDGWGLRCLFGLEKSRPDPSPCWRLVLSSLNRLCSLTELSLENCNLQEGDIPDDIGCLSLLGVLYLSRNNFVSLPESFRRLSKLFSLDLEGCISLQKLPPLPSNRGLRVNLDNCTSLQRLSGPSSFYGDYVTCRNCIALVQDDDLINRILIFVIEGLKVVIPGSEIPEWFSNQSVGHSINVELPPPSCTNWLGIALCVVFQDPKQNLANPAALRHYDRFEIWYSDAHFSHRVLINRIGSAVSEHLWVFYLRRYRNQRREDCLQEQCLFETFFFDIEGQLKADLNMVKKCGARLVYEQDLKELNQKLLKRTRKYRDKATPSGPGSVSFNDTEKICKRRCN